In Exiguobacterium sp. BMC-KP, one DNA window encodes the following:
- a CDS encoding SNF2-related protein, whose translation MSHDSDFRDLPLKPSYYTSEHQIGKDFYTPVLGQAVIYDRVSGYFSSKALASYAQGVKGLIRNGGRMRLIVSEELSEEDVLLIRQGYALREQTVDALLGRLDERLDDQEMMDYCNLAHLIASGVVDIRIGFKSSGLFHSKFGLVEDMSGNVIYFTGSNNETSAAIQNNFESFDITTTWLSSSFDVEKIHRARREFDLLWADRMREENIYVKQIEELIIKKILTYDKGTIILDKEMLREDAMILTIDDGRFVIHDNVQPGKLKANELTIVTKLKPYYSGEGYPHFRKDLTYVEIRKVIELFEKLGRRRDFEVVVTRALEEHLERQTYLIEERSNYATLLKTQDDRIEDKYARFASIVDRELHRELRDKQMRSAFYMAEMHRAANFSVPGAGKTSMVYGTFAYLSAPEVDRVDKVIMIGPKNTFLAWKDEYAENFGAKRELRLLNIHDADDPIRQLRLGGDSFDLILVNYESLGRFEGVLGDVIDGRTMLVFDEVHKIKGMASKRAQVAKRLSTLTPYKYVLTGTPIPNTYEDVYNFLNILYGEDYKSFFNFKPSELKNPSATRVEEINAKLLPFFWRTTKHELQVPPAEPDIQYHVEADESEQAIIDLVHRKYMGNPFSMYIRLLQASTCPELLLRALDFQEMYGEEEASGLLFVGQEDTPPVTLDRSEVELLRRVPTTQKFRAGVELVSDLHDEGKTAVVWCMFVHTIDAFRTELLARGIKVEAIYGSTPLEERERIIKTFQAGDLDVIVTNPHTLAESVSLHHVCHDAVYLEYSFNLTHMLQSRDRIHRLGLPQGQYTRYHYMMMQGQPEGHGMVDEKIYDRLKLKEQRMIDAIENGELRPDPTVDYDEIVSLFD comes from the coding sequence ATGAGTCACGACTCTGACTTCCGGGACCTGCCGCTGAAGCCGTCCTATTACACATCCGAGCATCAAATCGGCAAGGACTTCTACACGCCTGTCCTCGGACAGGCGGTCATCTATGACCGTGTCAGCGGCTACTTCAGCTCGAAGGCGTTGGCCTCCTATGCTCAGGGCGTCAAGGGGCTGATCCGCAACGGCGGTCGGATGCGACTCATCGTCTCGGAGGAGCTGAGCGAGGAGGACGTCCTGCTGATACGACAAGGCTATGCCCTGCGGGAGCAGACCGTCGACGCCCTGCTCGGGCGCCTCGACGAACGTCTCGACGACCAGGAGATGATGGACTATTGCAACCTCGCCCATCTGATCGCGAGCGGCGTCGTCGACATCCGCATCGGCTTCAAGTCGTCCGGCCTGTTCCACTCGAAGTTCGGCCTCGTCGAGGACATGTCCGGGAACGTCATCTACTTCACTGGCTCGAACAATGAGACGAGCGCCGCCATCCAGAACAACTTCGAGTCCTTCGACATCACGACGACATGGCTCTCCTCTTCCTTCGACGTCGAGAAAATCCATCGCGCGCGCCGCGAGTTTGATCTCCTATGGGCGGACCGGATGCGGGAGGAGAACATCTACGTCAAGCAAATCGAGGAACTCATCATCAAGAAGATACTGACATACGACAAGGGGACGATCATATTGGACAAGGAGATGCTGCGGGAGGACGCGATGATCCTCACGATCGACGACGGAAGATTCGTCATACACGATAACGTACAACCCGGAAAGCTGAAGGCGAACGAACTGACGATCGTCACGAAACTGAAGCCTTACTATTCAGGGGAGGGGTATCCCCACTTCCGTAAGGATTTGACATACGTCGAGATCCGGAAGGTCATCGAGCTCTTCGAGAAACTGGGACGTCGGCGTGACTTCGAAGTCGTGGTGACGCGAGCGCTGGAGGAACATCTCGAGCGACAGACCTATCTCATCGAGGAGCGGTCGAACTATGCGACGCTACTGAAGACGCAAGACGACCGGATCGAGGATAAATATGCCCGTTTCGCCTCGATCGTCGACCGAGAGCTCCACCGGGAGCTCCGTGACAAGCAGATGCGGTCCGCCTTCTACATGGCAGAGATGCATCGGGCGGCGAACTTCTCCGTTCCGGGGGCAGGGAAGACCTCGATGGTCTATGGGACGTTCGCGTACCTCTCGGCCCCGGAAGTCGACCGGGTCGACAAGGTCATCATGATCGGACCGAAGAACACCTTCCTCGCCTGGAAGGACGAGTATGCGGAGAACTTCGGTGCGAAGCGAGAGCTGCGTCTGCTCAACATCCACGACGCGGACGACCCGATCCGGCAACTCCGACTAGGGGGAGACTCGTTCGACCTGATTCTCGTCAACTACGAGTCGCTCGGACGATTCGAGGGCGTCCTCGGCGACGTCATCGACGGACGCACGATGCTCGTGTTCGACGAGGTCCATAAGATCAAGGGGATGGCGAGCAAGCGTGCCCAGGTCGCGAAGCGTCTCTCGACCCTGACGCCCTACAAATACGTCCTGACCGGTACGCCGATCCCGAACACCTACGAGGACGTCTATAACTTCCTGAACATCCTGTACGGCGAGGACTATAAGAGCTTCTTCAACTTCAAGCCGAGCGAACTGAAGAATCCTTCCGCGACCCGCGTAGAGGAGATCAACGCGAAGCTGTTGCCGTTCTTCTGGCGGACGACGAAGCACGAGCTGCAGGTACCGCCCGCGGAGCCGGACATCCAGTACCACGTGGAGGCGGATGAGTCCGAGCAGGCGATCATCGACCTCGTCCATCGCAAGTACATGGGGAACCCGTTCAGCATGTACATCCGGCTACTGCAGGCATCGACCTGCCCCGAACTCTTGTTGCGGGCACTCGACTTCCAGGAGATGTATGGGGAGGAAGAGGCATCCGGGTTGCTCTTCGTGGGACAGGAGGACACCCCTCCCGTCACGCTCGACCGTTCGGAGGTCGAATTGTTGCGCCGCGTGCCGACGACGCAGAAGTTCCGTGCCGGGGTGGAGCTCGTCTCCGACCTACATGACGAGGGCAAGACGGCCGTCGTCTGGTGCATGTTCGTCCACACGATTGACGCGTTCCGGACGGAGCTGCTCGCTAGAGGCATCAAGGTGGAGGCCATCTATGGTAGCACGCCACTCGAGGAGCGCGAACGAATCATCAAGACGTTCCAGGCCGGGGATCTCGACGTCATCGTCACGAACCCGCACACGCTCGCCGAGTCGGTATCGCTGCACCATGTCTGTCATGACGCGGTCTATCTGGAGTACTCGTTCAACCTGACGCACATGCTGCAGTCCCGGGACCGCATCCATCGTCTCGGACTCCCGCAAGGCCAATATACGCGTTATCACTACATGATGATGCAGGGACAACCGGAGGGGCATGGGATGGTCGACGAGAAGATCTATGACCGTCTCAAGCTGAAGGAACAGCGCATGATCGACGCGATCGAGAACGGTGAGCTCCGTCCGGATCCGACCGTCGACTATGACGAAATCGTCTCGCTGTTCGACTGA